From the Chloroflexus aurantiacus J-10-fl genome, one window contains:
- a CDS encoding MDR family MFS transporter: MTTTTSSPTATTVRIDYAVMLDQRSKVLILIGVLLGLFLSALDQTIVSTALPRIVADLQGIELIGWVSTSYLLASTAMVPIYGKLSDIYGRKYVLLFGIVVFLLGSLLCGLAADMTQLVVFRGLQGFGAAALTSTAFAIPADLFAPAERARYMGLFGAVFGLSSVVGPFIGGLLTDNLSWHWVFFVNLPLGVIALGFIVAKLPRLHSGLMPAIDYAGAATLLLTVIPFLLALTLDKNDYPWTSPLILSMFAVSAVGLVLFLLIERRAESPILPLHLFRIPTFTLTALIGVTVGATLFAAIFFLSLYLVNVLGVSATAAGTTLIPLTLSLVVGAMVSSQIVQRTGNYKWVIIVGMAIIVGSLWWLTTLTPDTSIWMVRLRMIALGLGLGPSMPILNLAMQNAVPRTDLGAATASRQFFQQIGQVVGSAVFGALLTGVLTTSLSTSLAPIQAQLPPDLAARFDSSALRNGMSAGEGASGEVVDPAVRIEQAIAEQFAVRRDLITRALRDADPAAIATLRSDPQLPAQQKAMLEMVETLPAAAREQALTQVLARLDEAEQTARAEGRALGQQISTALKNAFTDSVTTIYRYAVWLAVIGLILALFIPQLPLQRSYGQDLPPLME; encoded by the coding sequence ATGACAACCACAACCTCTTCCCCGACTGCTACAACTGTCCGCATTGACTACGCTGTAATGCTCGATCAACGGAGCAAGGTGCTGATCTTGATCGGAGTCTTGCTGGGTCTGTTTCTCTCGGCACTGGATCAGACGATTGTTTCCACCGCACTCCCGCGCATCGTTGCCGATTTGCAGGGGATCGAATTGATCGGCTGGGTCTCAACCAGTTATCTGCTGGCCTCAACGGCGATGGTGCCGATCTATGGCAAACTGTCCGATATTTACGGGCGCAAGTACGTTTTGTTGTTCGGGATCGTGGTCTTTCTGCTCGGTTCGCTACTATGCGGGCTGGCCGCCGATATGACGCAGTTGGTCGTCTTTCGTGGCTTGCAGGGCTTCGGGGCTGCGGCCCTCACCTCAACCGCATTTGCGATTCCGGCTGACCTCTTCGCGCCGGCAGAACGGGCACGTTACATGGGGTTGTTCGGCGCAGTGTTCGGGTTGTCGAGTGTGGTTGGCCCATTCATTGGTGGTCTCTTGACCGACAATCTGAGCTGGCATTGGGTCTTTTTCGTCAACCTCCCGCTGGGTGTGATCGCCCTTGGGTTTATCGTTGCCAAATTGCCACGCCTGCACAGTGGGCTTATGCCGGCCATTGATTACGCCGGTGCCGCGACTCTGTTGTTGACCGTGATCCCATTCTTGCTGGCACTGACGCTCGACAAGAATGATTATCCGTGGACATCGCCCCTTATTCTGAGCATGTTTGCCGTCAGTGCCGTCGGCCTCGTTCTCTTCCTCCTGATCGAACGGCGTGCCGAGTCGCCGATTCTGCCGTTGCATCTGTTCCGCATTCCCACCTTTACGCTGACGGCGTTGATTGGGGTGACGGTAGGAGCGACTCTGTTTGCGGCGATCTTCTTTCTCTCGCTCTATCTGGTGAATGTGCTGGGGGTAAGTGCGACGGCTGCCGGGACGACGCTTATTCCCCTGACGCTGAGTCTGGTGGTGGGGGCGATGGTGTCATCGCAAATCGTGCAGCGCACCGGCAACTATAAGTGGGTGATCATTGTCGGGATGGCGATCATTGTCGGGTCACTCTGGTGGCTGACGACGCTCACACCGGACACGTCGATCTGGATGGTGCGCCTGCGAATGATTGCGCTCGGTTTGGGGTTGGGGCCATCAATGCCCATCCTTAATCTGGCAATGCAGAATGCAGTGCCGCGCACCGATCTGGGTGCAGCCACTGCCAGTCGACAGTTCTTTCAACAAATCGGCCAGGTGGTGGGGTCGGCGGTCTTTGGCGCACTGCTTACCGGTGTCCTCACGACGAGCCTGAGCACGAGTCTGGCCCCAATTCAGGCTCAGTTACCGCCCGATCTGGCAGCCCGCTTCGATAGCAGCGCACTTCGGAACGGCATGAGTGCAGGTGAGGGTGCGAGTGGCGAGGTGGTCGATCCGGCAGTTCGTATTGAGCAAGCCATTGCCGAACAGTTTGCCGTGCGACGCGATCTTATCACTCGTGCGCTGCGTGATGCCGATCCGGCAGCGATTGCCACGTTGCGCAGCGATCCCCAATTGCCGGCGCAGCAGAAGGCGATGCTGGAGATGGTAGAGACACTACCGGCGGCTGCGCGCGAACAGGCGCTCACGCAGGTGCTTGCCCGGCTGGACGAAGCGGAACAAACGGCACGTGCCGAAGGTCGTGCGCTGGGTCAACAGATCAGTACTGCTTTGAAGAACGCCTTTACCGACAGCGTCACCACTATCTACCGGTACGCAGTCTGGCTCGCCGTTATTGGACTGATCCTGGCGCTGTTCATTCCCCAACTGCCGCTTCAGCGCAGCTATGGCCAGGATTTGCCGCCACTGATGGAGTGA
- a CDS encoding helix-turn-helix transcriptional regulator: MTTQRPRRGRGRKRSSALTVQRRLWLISRLGRGAALPEELIADARRVFGESVYPSNALTALRRDFHAIRNEFRCTLKRQLDGRYALTDFGRLTLLHLPDEEMEALAFLVSFFSEGSWPNRLQIRSLLEHIIALLPDKQRQTIQQPITFRVELPQSSTTVDQKLLMRLQRNLRRHAVQFQYRSNYSDEPESHRVAPIRLFVRDGHTYLEAYCYNSSQQVTIGQYITYRVDRIIPGTLQVERRALPPELPPRRMWSIRYRLSPQVARNRDISLWFSQSTVTYLEDGSAEVSAQTGDLWQAEQILLRYRDHCQVLEPPELIEQMRQTIERMRLLYAQDQPVHKG; this comes from the coding sequence GTGACGACTCAACGTCCGCGTCGTGGTCGTGGCCGCAAGCGCAGTTCAGCGCTGACCGTCCAGCGTCGGTTGTGGCTGATCAGCCGTCTTGGGCGGGGAGCGGCCCTTCCTGAAGAGTTGATTGCCGATGCGCGTCGCGTCTTTGGTGAGTCGGTCTACCCATCGAATGCCTTAACTGCGCTTCGTCGCGATTTCCACGCTATTCGTAATGAGTTTCGTTGTACGCTCAAGCGCCAGCTTGATGGCCGGTATGCCCTGACCGATTTTGGCCGTCTGACGTTACTGCATCTGCCGGATGAGGAGATGGAAGCCCTGGCTTTTCTCGTCTCGTTCTTTAGCGAGGGAAGCTGGCCGAACCGGTTGCAGATACGTTCACTCTTAGAGCATATTATTGCCCTGCTACCTGATAAACAACGGCAAACGATCCAGCAACCGATCACGTTTCGGGTTGAATTGCCCCAGAGTAGTACAACCGTTGATCAGAAATTGCTGATGCGCCTGCAACGGAATCTGCGTCGCCACGCTGTGCAGTTTCAGTACCGCTCGAACTACAGCGATGAGCCTGAGTCGCACCGGGTTGCCCCGATACGGCTGTTTGTTCGCGATGGGCATACGTATCTTGAAGCCTATTGCTACAATTCGTCCCAGCAGGTAACGATTGGGCAATACATAACCTATCGCGTTGATCGGATCATTCCCGGCACACTCCAGGTTGAACGACGGGCCTTACCACCAGAGCTGCCACCACGCCGGATGTGGTCAATTCGCTACCGCCTTTCACCGCAGGTTGCACGTAATCGGGATATTTCGCTGTGGTTTTCGCAAAGCACGGTGACATATCTTGAAGATGGCAGCGCAGAGGTGTCGGCTCAGACCGGCGATCTCTGGCAGGCTGAACAGATCCTCCTGCGCTATCGCGATCATTGTCAGGTGCTCGAACCGCCAGAGTTGATCGAGCAGATGCGGCAAACTATCGAGCGCATGCGGCTGTTATACGCGCAGGATCAGCCGGTGCACAAGGGATGA